A single region of the Musa acuminata AAA Group cultivar baxijiao chromosome BXJ1-11, Cavendish_Baxijiao_AAA, whole genome shotgun sequence genome encodes:
- the LOC135597534 gene encoding pentatricopeptide repeat-containing protein At1g71490-like isoform X2 — translation MRSSPPSISSNTFDHIDRCIPIRWWSALPSPLTNSQAPVLPAKALPSAARSSQLRSIVAFIQSASAVGHLSEAFAAFSDLRLRSPDVALLLRPLSSLLSCCTSRSAIPEGRQLHALVLALGFQDHAFLLPKLTSFYAAGGLLSDATSLAESSSNNRSLAWNFLVSAHARCRRWKGAIFSYKQMVERGVRVGKHAYSSVLRACGEMGDLGLGREIHVCMDAAGIELDLCAWNSLVAMYVKCGALDAARSLFDGMPERDVITWNSMISAYASVGRWEEAFELLQSMLEGPGVNTVTWNAIVSGNLQLGNHWEVLRLISRMRISGSAVDHVTLVIGLKACSKVESVRIGKEIHGVAIRIHCDGIENIVNTLITMYSRSFTCRKTRGSLFSFP, via the exons ATGCGCTCCTCTCCTCCCAGTATTTCATCGAACACCTTCGACCACATCGACAGGTGCATCCCCATACGATGGTGGAGTGCTCTCCCCTCTCCCCTTACCAACTCCCAAGCACCGGTGCTACCGGCGAAGGCCCTCCCTTCGGCTGCACGCAGCTCTCAACTGCGCTCCATTGTGGCCTTCATCCAGTCCGCCTCCGCCGTCGGCCACCTGTCCGAGGCCTTCGCTGCCTTCTCCGACCTCCGCCTCCGCTCCCCGGACGTGGCCCTTCTTCTGCGCCCTCTGTCGTCCCTCCTCTCGTGCTGCACCTCCCGCAGCGCCATTCCAGAGGGCCGGCAGCTCCACGCGCTCGTCCTCGCCCTCGGCTTCCAGGACCACGCCTTCCTGCTTCCCAAGCTCACCTCCTTCTACGCCGCAGGCGGTCTCCTCTCCGACGCCACCTCTTTAGCCGAAAGTTCGAGCAATAACCGTTCtttggcttggaacttcctcgtaTCTGCGCATGCCCGCTGCCGGCGTTGGAAAGGTGCGATTTTTTCCTACAAGCAAATGGTTGAGAGGGGCGTCAGGGTGGGCAAGCATGCCTACTCGTCCGTTCTCCGCGCTTGCGGCGAGATGGGTGACCTGGGCTTAGGAAGGGAGATTCATGTTTGCATGGATGCTGCTGGGATAGAATTGGATTTGTGCGCTTGGAACTCTTTAGTGGCCATGTATGTGAAGTGCGGTGCACTGGACGCCGCGAGGAGCCTGTTTGATGGAATGCCTGAGAGAGATGTTATTACTTGGAACTCGATGATCTCGGCATATGCTTCGGTAGGAAGGTGGGAGGAGGCGTTTGAGTTGCTACAGTCGATGCTTGAGGGCCCAGGAGTGAACACCGTAACTTGGAATGCTATTGTTTCAGGGAATTTGCAGTTGGGTAACCATTGGGAAGTGCTAAGGTTGATCTCCCGGATGAGAATCAGTGGTTCAGCTGTGGATCATGTGACATTGGTCATTGGACTAAAGGCATGTTCTAAAGTTGAGTCTGTGAGGATTGGAAAGGAGATTCATGGAGTGGCAATTCGAATTCACTGCGACGGGATTGAAAATATTGTGAATACTTTGATCACAATGTACTCCAG GAGCTTTACATGCAGAAAAACCAGAGGAAGCCTATTTTCTTTTCCATAA
- the LOC108951655 gene encoding pentatricopeptide repeat-containing protein At1g71490-like, with the protein MAVCAAMLQAQTHVPNPWKKALLHLPLLAQSPPPAPSEPEALEASPPIHHHHSLISSIKALSAQGHLSEAFTAFSLLRLRYPASSLLVLHSLSSLISCSSSQKAARQGLQLHALTLSCGLHDHPSLLPRLTSLYITFGLLPDAHALVFSSHSLEVLHWNLLISAYMKDDRPSDALLAYRQLVQIGIQPDRFTYPSVLRACGVVLDLEFGKEVHRSINDSCMEWNIFVQNALTAMYAKCGALGFARKLFDEMPERDVVSWNTMVSGYASRGMWEKAFQLFEQMRAENSEVNSVTWNTIVGGHLQRGNPREALRLISEVTMHGSEIDFVTLVVGLSACSHVGSLKLGKEIHGFATRCCGDGIESVRNALITMYSRCKDMEHACLLFQKAKMRSLVTWNTMIAGFGLSDQAEEASFVIRDMVQSGVQPNYVTIVTYLALCTRVANLQHGQELHCYITKHDFKGYLLLWNSLIDMYSKSGRILAARRVFDLLTNRDQVSYTSIIAGYGIQGEGTAALKLFNQMIDSGIKPDHINMVAVLSACSHSGLVSQGHKLFKMMTDSYGIAPQMEHYSCMVDLLARAGLVKKAEELLHKAPLPPTAAMWAALVGACQVYENTEIGERAAKKLLEMGTDNPGHYVLIANMYAAAGCWDELAKVRTLMRDSGVRKSPGLAWADLGNGFHPFLVGDRSNPLAPEIYEVLDTLTGQMSDPGSIENLDLESVVDIVV; encoded by the coding sequence ATGGCCGTGTGTGCTGCAATGCTTCAAGCCCAAACTCACGTCCCAAATCCATGGAAGAAAGCGCTCCTCCACCTCCCCCTCCTCGCCCAGTCACCACCACCTGCACCGTCAGAACCCGAAGCTTTAGAGGCATCTCCGCCTATCCACCACCACCACTCCCTCATCTCCTCCATCAAGGCGCTCTCCGCCCAGGGCCACCTCTCCGAGGCCTTCACTGCCTTCTCCCTTCTACGTCTCCGCTACCCCGCTTCCTCTCTCCTTGTCCTCCATTCTCTCTCATCCCTCATCTCATGCTCCTCTTCCCAGAAGGCCGCCCGTCAGGGCTTGCAGCTCCATGCCCTcaccctctcttgtggcttgcatGACCACCCTTCTCTACTCCCCAGGCTAACCTCCCTCTACATCACGTTTGGCCTCCTCCCGGATGCCCACGCCCTCGTCTTTTCCTCGCACAGTTTGGAGGTTCTCCATTGGAACCTGTTGATCTCTGCGTACATGAAGGACGACCGCCCTTCCGATGCGCTCCTCGCCTATAGGCAGCTGGTTCAGATAGGCATCCAGCCTGATAGATTCACCTACCCGTCGGTTCTTAGGGCTTGTGGCGTCGTGCTCGACCTGGAGTTTGGGAAGGAAGTGCACAGGTCAATTAATGACAGCTGCATGGAGTGGAACATTTTTGTCCAGAACGCGTTGACCGCAATGTACGCAAAGTGTGGCGCCTTAGGTTTTGCGAGGAAGCTGTTTGACGAAATGCCGGAGCGAGATGTGGTGTCATGGAATACTATGGTGTCAGGGTATGCATCACGGGGAATGTGGGAGAAAGCATTCCAATTGTTCGAACAGATGAGAGCGGAGAACTCAGAGGTGAATAGCGTTACGTGGAACACAATCGTCGGTGGTCATTTGCAAAGGGGCAATCCCAGAGAAGCATTGAGATTGATCTCTGAGGTGACCATGCATGGGTCTGAGATTGACTTTGTGACGCTGGTCGTTGGTCTGAGTGCTTGTTCTCATGTTGGATCTTTAAAATTGGGGAAAGAGATTCATGGGTTTGCGACTCGTTGCTGCGGTGATGGGATTGAGAGCGTCCGCAATGCACTGATTACAATGTACTCTAGATGTAAAGACATGGAGCACGCTTGCCTTTTGTTTCAAAAGGCCAAAATGAGGAGTTTGGTCACATGGAATACAATGATTGCCGGCTTTGGCCTGTCAGACCAAGCAGAGGAAGCTTCTTTTGTAATTCGAGACATGGTACAATCAGGAGTTCAACCAAACTATGTAACCATCGTGACATACCTCGCCTTATGTACCCGTGTTGCAAACCTTCAGCATGGGCAAGAGTTGCACTGCTACATCACTAAACATGATTTCAAGGGATATCTATTACTCTGGAACTCCCTTATTGACATGTACTCAAAGTCAGGAAGAATCTTAGCTGCTAGAAGGGTCTTCGACTTGCTGACCAACCGTGATCAGGTGTCATACACTTCAATAATAGCAGGTTACGGAATACAAGGTGAGGGAACTGCTGCCTTGAAACTTTTTAATCAGATGATTGACAGTGGGATCAAACCTGACCACATAAATATGGTGGCAGTCCTCTCAGCTTGTAGCCACTCTGGACTTGTGTCCCAGGGTCATAAGCTCTTTAAAATGATGACTGACTCATATGGCATTGCGCCACAGATGGAGCACTACTCTTGCATGGTTGATCTACTTGCTCGAGCCGGTTTGGTTAAAAAGGCAGAGGAACTTCTTCATAAAGCTCCACTACCGCCGACAGCTGCAATGTGGGCAGCTCTTGTTGGGGCATGCCAGGTATATGAGAACACTGAGATTGGAGAAAGAGCTGCAAAGAAGCTCCTAGAGATGGGGACGGACAATCCTGGGCACTATGTGCTGATTGCTAACATGTATGCAGCTGCTGGATGTTGGGATGAGCTTGCAAAGGTGAGGACATTGATGAGGGACTCGGGTGTTAGAAAATCACCCGGTTTGGCTTGGGCTGATTTAGGGAATGGATTTCATCCTTTCCTAGTGGGGGATAGGTCGAACCCCCTGGCACCTGAGATATATGAGGTGTTGGATACATTAACTGGGCAAATGAGTGATCCTGGGTCAATAGAAAATTTGGATTTGGAATCTGTCGTTGACATTGTAGTGTGA
- the LOC135597534 gene encoding pentatricopeptide repeat-containing protein At1g71490-like isoform X1 gives MRSSPPSISSNTFDHIDRCIPIRWWSALPSPLTNSQAPVLPAKALPSAARSSQLRSIVAFIQSASAVGHLSEAFAAFSDLRLRSPDVALLLRPLSSLLSCCTSRSAIPEGRQLHALVLALGFQDHAFLLPKLTSFYAAGGLLSDATSLAESSSNNRSLAWNFLVSAHARCRRWKGAIFSYKQMVERGVRVGKHAYSSVLRACGEMGDLGLGREIHVCMDAAGIELDLCAWNSLVAMYVKCGALDAARSLFDGMPERDVITWNSMISAYASVGRWEEAFELLQSMLEGPGVNTVTWNAIVSGNLQLGNHWEVLRLISRMRISGSAVDHVTLVIGLKACSKVESVRIGKEIHGVAIRIHCDGIENIVNTLITMYSRCKHTSYAYILFRINAMQSLIAWNAMISGALHAEKPEEAYFLFHKMIGSGMQPNFVTVITMLSLCTRVMNFEHGRELHCYITKQGFEDHLALGNSLIGYGMQGEGITSLKLFQQMISSEIEPDHVTMVAILSACSHSGLVTEGQLLFNHMISVYGIAPRLEHFSCIVDLYCRAGLLKKAEELINQMPFEPSIAMLATLVGASQVRGNKEIGQRAVKKLLEMKWGNPSHYS, from the exons ATGCGCTCCTCTCCTCCCAGTATTTCATCGAACACCTTCGACCACATCGACAGGTGCATCCCCATACGATGGTGGAGTGCTCTCCCCTCTCCCCTTACCAACTCCCAAGCACCGGTGCTACCGGCGAAGGCCCTCCCTTCGGCTGCACGCAGCTCTCAACTGCGCTCCATTGTGGCCTTCATCCAGTCCGCCTCCGCCGTCGGCCACCTGTCCGAGGCCTTCGCTGCCTTCTCCGACCTCCGCCTCCGCTCCCCGGACGTGGCCCTTCTTCTGCGCCCTCTGTCGTCCCTCCTCTCGTGCTGCACCTCCCGCAGCGCCATTCCAGAGGGCCGGCAGCTCCACGCGCTCGTCCTCGCCCTCGGCTTCCAGGACCACGCCTTCCTGCTTCCCAAGCTCACCTCCTTCTACGCCGCAGGCGGTCTCCTCTCCGACGCCACCTCTTTAGCCGAAAGTTCGAGCAATAACCGTTCtttggcttggaacttcctcgtaTCTGCGCATGCCCGCTGCCGGCGTTGGAAAGGTGCGATTTTTTCCTACAAGCAAATGGTTGAGAGGGGCGTCAGGGTGGGCAAGCATGCCTACTCGTCCGTTCTCCGCGCTTGCGGCGAGATGGGTGACCTGGGCTTAGGAAGGGAGATTCATGTTTGCATGGATGCTGCTGGGATAGAATTGGATTTGTGCGCTTGGAACTCTTTAGTGGCCATGTATGTGAAGTGCGGTGCACTGGACGCCGCGAGGAGCCTGTTTGATGGAATGCCTGAGAGAGATGTTATTACTTGGAACTCGATGATCTCGGCATATGCTTCGGTAGGAAGGTGGGAGGAGGCGTTTGAGTTGCTACAGTCGATGCTTGAGGGCCCAGGAGTGAACACCGTAACTTGGAATGCTATTGTTTCAGGGAATTTGCAGTTGGGTAACCATTGGGAAGTGCTAAGGTTGATCTCCCGGATGAGAATCAGTGGTTCAGCTGTGGATCATGTGACATTGGTCATTGGACTAAAGGCATGTTCTAAAGTTGAGTCTGTGAGGATTGGAAAGGAGATTCATGGAGTGGCAATTCGAATTCACTGCGACGGGATTGAAAATATTGTGAATACTTTGATCACAATGTACTCCAGGTGCAAGCACACAAGCTATGCATACATTCTGTTTAGAATTAATGCCATGCAGAGTCTGATTGCTTGGAATGCCATGATTTCAGGAGCTTTACATGCAGAAAAACCAGAGGAAGCCTATTTTCTTTTCCATAAGATGATCGGCTCTGGCATGCAACCCAACTTTGTTACAGTTATAACCATGCTTTCCTTGTGCACTCGTGTTATGAACTTCGAGCATGGACGAGAACTACATTGTTATATAACCAAGCAGGGATTTGAAGACCACCTGGCCCTTGGCAACTCTCTCATTG GTTACGGAATGCAGGGGGAAGGAATCACTTCGTTGAAGCTATTCCAGCAGATGATTAGCAGTGAGATTGAACCAGACCATGTAACAATGGTAGCCATACTCTCAGCCTGTAGCCACTCGGGACTTGTGACTGAAGGACAGTTGTTGTTCAACCACATGATCAGTGTATATGGCATTGCACCTCGATTGGAACATTTCTCTTGCATAGTCGATTTATACTGTCGGGCAGGTCTCCTCAAGAAGGCAGAAGAGTTAATCAATCAAATGCCTTTTGAGCCAAGCATTGCAATGTTAGCTACCCTTGTTGGTGCTTCTCAGGTTCGTGGGAACAAAGAGATTGGCCAACGAGCTGTTAAGAAGCTTTTGGAGATGAAGTGGGGCAATCCCAGCCACTACAGTTAG